ATTTCCTGGTGGGAAGGGAGAGCCAGGGGAAAGCAATTTGGCGGCAGCGAAACGAGAGTTAATGGAAGAAACTGGAGCAATGAGTGATAGCTTTTATTTTGTAGCCGATTATTTGGTCGAGTCTAAGGAGCGAACATTTACGAAACGGGTTTATGCAGCCAAGATTACAAACATCAAAACACAAGCTGATTACTTAGAAACAAAAGGACCTGTCGTTTTGCGCGGGGAACTGAGCCAATTTATTTTACAGCCAGCGTTCAGTTTTTTTATGCGCGATGCTGGAATGGTTCACATTGTGCAACAAGCCGAGCGGATTTTAGGCGATAAAAACTAGTCAAACAGGGGTAAACTCTGCTATGATAATAGAAAATGGAGGTGGGGAAATTGGGTATGCCACTAGAGGTAAACACAATGATCGTAACAAAAGGAAATGAAAAACGAATTTCTGATAATTTCTTTGAACTTGAAAAAGTAGGATATCGAATTTATCCAATTGATGTGCCAATCGCGGTTCGTAAAACAAAAGAAGGCGAAACGCTTGGAGAAGCAATTCCACGTAAATTGGTATGGGAAAATAATAAAACCATCATTAAATATGAATTAATCGCATTAAATTCAAGTAATTAATTTTGGAGGGGATTTTGTGAAACGCAAAGTAGGCATAATTGGTACAGGTCATGTTGGAAGCGACGTGGCTTTTTCCCTTGTTACCCAAGGGATTTGTGATGAAATTGTTTTAATAGATAAAGTTGAAACAAAGGCGGAAAGTGAAGCACTGGAATTACGCGACATGGCTTCGATGACACGTTCTTATACAACTATCATATCGAATGATTGGGACGCACTGGCGGATGCAGACGTGATTGTGATGGCGGTTGGTCCGGAAACGCTACTTCGGGAAGATCGAA
This sequence is a window from Listeria cossartiae subsp. cossartiae. Protein-coding genes within it:
- the ytkD gene encoding RNA deprotection pyrophosphohydrolase, with product MFIYNDTLGNKVTIYLEEQENNPDDVLIIPKTEDGWLFTEHKIRGLEFPGGKGEPGESNLAAAKRELMEETGAMSDSFYFVADYLVESKERTFTKRVYAAKITNIKTQADYLETKGPVVLRGELSQFILQPAFSFFMRDAGMVHIVQQAERILGDKN
- a CDS encoding DUF2584 domain-containing protein, with amino-acid sequence MGMPLEVNTMIVTKGNEKRISDNFFELEKVGYRIYPIDVPIAVRKTKEGETLGEAIPRKLVWENNKTIIKYELIALNSSN